From one Stieleria sp. JC731 genomic stretch:
- a CDS encoding cupin domain-containing protein: MDNLFSGLPSDPKAPLPKELVDVLVSQSGVRIERIVSDGQASPTDFWYDQDEHEWVVVLQGRARLQFDDGRMLELLPGDHLMIPAHQKHRVDWTSNDEFTIWLAVFYPES; this comes from the coding sequence ATGGATAATCTTTTTTCGGGTTTGCCAAGCGACCCAAAGGCACCGTTGCCCAAAGAATTGGTCGACGTGTTAGTCAGCCAGTCCGGCGTTCGTATCGAGCGGATCGTGTCGGACGGCCAAGCGAGCCCGACTGATTTTTGGTATGACCAAGACGAGCACGAATGGGTGGTCGTCTTGCAGGGACGTGCAAGGCTGCAGTTTGACGATGGGCGAATGCTCGAATTGTTACCCGGCGATCACCTGATGATTCCGGCGCATCAAAAGCATCGTGTCGACTGGACCAGCAACGATGAGTTCACGATCTGGCTGGCTGTCTTCTATCCCGAAAGCTGA
- the hisF gene encoding imidazole glycerol phosphate synthase subunit HisF, whose translation MLAARVIPCLDVHGGRVVKGTNFVNLRDAGDPVQVASRYEAEGADELVFLDITASHEERDIILDVVRRTADCVFMPLTVGGGVRTIEDVRDLLNAGCDKVSINSAACKDPEFVRRAADRFGSQCIVVNIDPKRVIRDGKEFWEVHINGGRKPTGLEAVQWAKEVEQLGAGEIVLTSMDADGTCDGYDLPVTSAVSEAVSIPVVASGGAGNPQHLADAILKGKASAALAASIFHFGQFTIEETKQVMRDAGIAVRL comes from the coding sequence ATGCTAGCTGCCCGAGTAATTCCGTGCCTTGATGTCCATGGTGGACGAGTTGTCAAAGGGACGAACTTTGTGAATTTGCGTGATGCGGGCGATCCTGTCCAAGTTGCCAGCCGTTATGAGGCCGAAGGTGCCGACGAACTGGTTTTTTTGGATATTACCGCTAGCCACGAAGAACGCGACATCATTTTGGATGTCGTCCGTCGAACTGCCGATTGCGTCTTTATGCCGCTGACCGTCGGCGGGGGCGTGCGGACCATCGAGGACGTTCGCGATCTGCTGAATGCTGGCTGCGACAAGGTTTCGATCAATTCGGCCGCGTGCAAAGATCCAGAATTCGTCCGACGCGCCGCAGACCGATTCGGCAGCCAATGCATCGTCGTCAATATTGACCCCAAACGCGTGATCCGTGACGGAAAAGAATTTTGGGAAGTTCACATCAATGGCGGTCGAAAGCCCACCGGGTTGGAAGCTGTGCAGTGGGCAAAGGAAGTCGAACAGCTCGGCGCCGGTGAAATTGTCCTCACCAGCATGGATGCCGATGGTACTTGCGATGGCTACGATTTGCCCGTCACCTCGGCTGTCAGCGAAGCCGTCTCGATTCCCGTCGTCGCCAGCGGCGGTGCCGGTAATCCACAGCACCTTGCCGATGCGATTTTGAAGGGAAAGGCCAGTGCGGCACTCGCGGCCAGCATCTTTCACTTCGGCCAGTTCACCATCGAAGAAACTAAACAAGTGATGCGTGACGCTGGGATCGCAGTACGGTTGTAA
- the purH gene encoding bifunctional phosphoribosylaminoimidazolecarboxamide formyltransferase/IMP cyclohydrolase encodes MSNVTPVRNALISVSDKLGLADLAAGLQRAGVKIYSTGGTRRHLEQSGIEVLDVAEYTGFPEMLDGRVKTLHPKVFGGILARRDRDDHIASIEEHGITPFDLVVVNLYPFAATASRPGAKFEECVEQIDIGGPSLVRAAAKNHQDVAVATSPEQYGEILEQLDAGGTTLELRKQLAADAFDHTAAYDRAIADYMRGDKIAGEFPSAMHLSLRRKTQLRYGENPHQRAAVYADPTVRSANLVSARQISGKELSYNNLLDLDSALEIVRGLASPAVSVIKHNNPCGAATDTKLAAACKKALEGDPLSAFGSVLGLNKTVDVETAEILCQPGLFIEAIVAPDFEAGAVGMLTTRPRWRENVRLMQVGILDDPPPAISRRFISGGMLVQDSDRLTSPRLQWETVTDTEVDDPLWDDIAFAWEMVRHVKSNAIVLAADTSLIGVGAGQMSRVDSVEIAIDKAGDRAKGAVLASDAFFPFPDSIEAAADAGIVAIIQPGGSRRDDDVIDACDKFGIPMIMTGRRHFKH; translated from the coding sequence GTGTCAAACGTTACCCCGGTTCGCAATGCCCTGATTAGCGTTAGCGATAAACTTGGCCTCGCCGACCTCGCAGCCGGATTGCAACGGGCTGGGGTGAAAATTTACAGCACCGGCGGAACCCGTCGTCACCTGGAACAGTCGGGCATCGAAGTCCTTGACGTCGCAGAGTACACCGGATTTCCGGAAATGCTTGACGGCCGTGTCAAAACGCTGCACCCAAAAGTTTTCGGCGGAATCTTGGCTCGCCGTGATCGCGATGATCACATCGCCTCGATCGAGGAGCACGGCATCACCCCGTTCGACCTGGTGGTGGTCAATCTCTACCCCTTCGCCGCGACCGCATCTCGACCGGGCGCGAAATTCGAAGAGTGTGTCGAACAGATTGATATCGGTGGCCCAAGCTTGGTTCGCGCCGCGGCGAAGAACCACCAAGACGTCGCTGTTGCGACCAGCCCAGAGCAATACGGCGAAATCCTTGAGCAGCTTGATGCTGGCGGAACAACACTGGAACTTCGCAAACAGTTGGCTGCAGACGCGTTTGACCACACTGCCGCCTACGACCGAGCGATTGCCGACTACATGCGTGGTGACAAAATCGCCGGGGAATTTCCTTCGGCGATGCACCTTTCGCTGCGTCGAAAAACACAACTGCGTTACGGTGAAAACCCACATCAACGCGCCGCCGTTTACGCCGACCCGACCGTTCGCAGTGCGAACTTGGTTTCGGCTCGCCAGATCAGCGGAAAAGAGCTTTCGTACAACAACCTGCTCGACCTCGATTCGGCTCTCGAAATCGTCCGCGGATTGGCGTCTCCGGCCGTTTCGGTCATCAAGCACAACAACCCCTGCGGTGCGGCGACGGATACGAAACTGGCTGCCGCGTGCAAAAAAGCTCTCGAAGGCGACCCGTTGAGTGCTTTCGGTTCGGTGCTGGGGCTGAATAAAACCGTCGACGTCGAAACCGCAGAGATCCTTTGCCAGCCAGGTTTGTTTATCGAAGCCATCGTGGCGCCCGATTTCGAAGCCGGTGCGGTTGGAATGTTGACCACGCGTCCTCGCTGGCGTGAAAACGTTCGTCTGATGCAAGTTGGTATCTTGGATGACCCGCCACCAGCGATCAGTCGCCGATTCATCAGCGGCGGTATGCTCGTTCAAGACTCCGACCGTCTGACCAGTCCACGCTTGCAATGGGAAACCGTCACCGACACCGAAGTCGACGACCCATTGTGGGACGACATCGCGTTCGCATGGGAAATGGTTCGCCACGTGAAAAGCAACGCGATCGTACTGGCGGCCGACACATCGCTAATTGGTGTCGGTGCAGGACAGATGAGCCGCGTTGACAGCGTTGAAATCGCCATCGACAAAGCTGGTGATCGGGCCAAGGGTGCCGTACTAGCGTCCGACGCGTTCTTCCCGTTCCCCGATTCGATCGAAGCGGCTGCCGATGCTGGAATCGTCGCAATCATTCAGCCGGGTGGATCACGCCGTGACGACGACGTCATTGACGCGTGCGACAAGTTCGGCATCCCGATGATCATGACTGGGCGCCGACACTTTAAACACTGA
- a CDS encoding TIM barrel protein, whose product MQRRQFLSSSAAAIAATGLFSSGALVPSVVQADEPASKPAKRIRQSIMGWCFQPMNMLELAKHCKRIGLEAMEGIDSKLYPQVTDLGLKISLVGSHGFANGPLDPENHAEVESKLRGGIDLAVKYGAPSVITFTGMRKEGISDSAARKNCVECWKRVIPYAEEKGITLVLEHLNSKKHLNPDGTVHPMKGHPGYWGDDVHLCAELINEVGSERFKLLFDIYHVQIMNGDLIANLQRYQSIIGHYHTAGNPGRRELDDRNEINYPAVLRAILDTGYDGYVAQEFIPTSDDPIGSLEQAYQVCDV is encoded by the coding sequence GTGCAACGACGACAATTCCTCTCCTCTTCGGCGGCCGCAATCGCCGCGACCGGTTTGTTCAGTTCCGGTGCGCTGGTTCCGTCTGTCGTTCAAGCCGACGAACCTGCCAGCAAGCCTGCGAAGCGAATCCGTCAATCCATCATGGGGTGGTGTTTCCAGCCGATGAACATGCTGGAGCTTGCCAAGCACTGCAAGCGAATCGGTTTGGAGGCAATGGAGGGCATCGACAGTAAGTTGTATCCCCAGGTGACAGATCTCGGTTTGAAGATCTCATTGGTGGGAAGCCACGGTTTTGCGAACGGACCGTTGGATCCGGAGAACCATGCCGAAGTCGAGTCGAAGCTGCGCGGGGGCATCGATTTGGCAGTGAAATATGGGGCGCCAAGCGTCATTACGTTTACAGGGATGCGAAAAGAAGGCATCAGTGACTCGGCAGCGAGAAAGAATTGCGTCGAGTGCTGGAAACGTGTGATTCCCTATGCCGAAGAAAAAGGAATCACGCTGGTGCTAGAGCATCTTAACAGCAAGAAACACCTCAATCCCGATGGCACCGTGCACCCAATGAAAGGTCACCCTGGCTATTGGGGCGATGATGTGCATCTGTGTGCCGAGTTGATCAACGAGGTCGGTAGTGAGCGTTTCAAGCTGTTGTTTGATATCTATCACGTTCAGATCATGAACGGCGACTTGATTGCCAATTTGCAGCGATACCAATCCATCATTGGGCACTATCACACAGCGGGTAATCCCGGTCGGCGAGAACTCGATGATCGCAACGAAATCAATTATCCGGCGGTGCTGCGGGCGATCTTAGATACCGGGTACGACGGATACGTCGCACAAGAATTTATCCCGACCAGCGATGACCCTATCGGGTCGCTTGAACAGGCCTATCAGGTCTGCGATGTCTAA
- a CDS encoding DUF1592 domain-containing protein: MVIRFQIAVICFVAASVSIWTARVHATESDSNLSEAEVSRFHQPLQGFLSSYCNDCHAEGQSEGGLAIDQLSTDLTDPAAFAKWERIYDRVKSGEMPPKDYDLPNDKSRESFIADLHRPLNAVHRTRRSTVLRRLNRREYENTMNDVFGTSLDLQSMLPEDARSHEFDNVGDALGLSMVHLQRYMDAANLVLDEAIASTVEAPQSEHLSAWYKDTREAETHVGKAWKLLDDGFMVRFEGGGYPSGMMRGTNVDRPGRYRIHVTGYAYQSESPIVCSIGGTSFAPGSEKPIYGFVQFPPGGPTTVELEAWIDQRYMIAIEPHGITHPNRYKQTSIDEHKGPGLAIGEVTLDGPIIDEFPTRGHQMIFAGVDRQEVMPRNPKDRQRSWYKPKFTIESEQPDQIAERAIKRVAAAMFRKPATDGQLQPYLVLFRERMADGDSIEQALRTAVTAMCCSPAFLYFQEEPGSLDDYALADRLSFFLNRTRPDETLSALASSAKLSDPATLQQQTDRLIRHPHFQRFLVDLTDSWLDLREMDFTAPDQTLFPEFDPFLRYSMPRETLAFVREVIESNHPIRTLVAPDFAMVNCRLAEHYGLPKVDSTEIQKVPLPQGSVRGGLLTQASILKVTANGTNTSPVKRGAWVLERIAGVTPPPPPPGVPGVEPDIRGATTLRELLDQHRNADNCRACHQVIDPPGFALESFNPIGGYRERYRSLGEGNRPDTQVRGRRVNYRLGPSVDPSGELQDGVGFATFGEFQKLLADQDRMLARTFVTKLLTFATGREMGFSDRQEIEQIVDAAAGDHYRAKDLLHAVVASEIFNTK, translated from the coding sequence ATGGTGATTCGATTTCAAATTGCGGTGATCTGTTTCGTAGCGGCTTCGGTATCGATTTGGACGGCTCGTGTTCACGCGACCGAATCGGACTCGAACCTAAGCGAAGCGGAGGTGAGCCGTTTTCATCAGCCGTTGCAGGGGTTTCTTTCGAGCTATTGCAATGACTGCCATGCCGAAGGGCAAAGCGAAGGCGGCTTGGCGATCGACCAGCTATCAACGGACCTGACCGACCCGGCTGCGTTTGCAAAGTGGGAACGAATCTACGATCGCGTGAAGTCAGGCGAGATGCCGCCGAAGGATTATGATCTGCCCAATGACAAATCTCGCGAGAGCTTCATTGCTGATTTACATCGCCCTTTGAACGCGGTGCACCGAACGCGGCGTTCGACTGTACTAAGGCGATTGAATCGTCGTGAATACGAGAACACGATGAATGATGTGTTTGGCACATCACTCGACCTGCAATCGATGCTTCCCGAAGATGCACGCTCGCACGAGTTTGATAACGTTGGTGATGCGTTGGGACTTTCAATGGTCCACCTGCAACGTTACATGGATGCAGCTAATTTGGTGCTCGATGAAGCCATCGCTAGCACGGTGGAGGCTCCACAATCCGAGCATCTGTCGGCTTGGTACAAAGACACACGCGAAGCGGAGACCCACGTCGGCAAGGCATGGAAGTTGTTGGACGATGGGTTTATGGTGCGATTCGAAGGCGGCGGGTACCCATCGGGAATGATGCGTGGGACAAACGTTGATCGACCAGGGCGATATCGGATTCACGTGACGGGCTACGCATATCAAAGTGAATCGCCGATTGTCTGCAGTATCGGTGGGACCAGTTTCGCACCCGGCAGCGAAAAACCGATCTATGGATTCGTGCAGTTTCCACCCGGTGGTCCGACAACGGTTGAGCTAGAGGCATGGATCGATCAAAGGTACATGATCGCTATTGAGCCACACGGGATTACGCATCCCAATCGCTACAAGCAAACTTCGATTGATGAGCACAAGGGACCTGGGTTGGCCATCGGCGAAGTCACTTTGGATGGGCCCATCATTGATGAATTTCCAACTCGGGGGCATCAGATGATTTTCGCTGGCGTCGATCGCCAGGAAGTGATGCCTCGTAATCCGAAAGACCGGCAGCGTTCTTGGTACAAGCCGAAGTTTACAATCGAATCCGAGCAGCCTGATCAAATTGCAGAGCGTGCGATTAAGCGTGTCGCCGCAGCCATGTTTCGAAAGCCGGCTACCGATGGCCAGCTGCAGCCCTATCTAGTTTTGTTTCGGGAGCGAATGGCCGACGGGGATTCGATCGAGCAAGCTCTTCGCACCGCGGTCACCGCAATGTGTTGCTCGCCCGCGTTTTTATATTTCCAAGAAGAACCCGGATCCTTGGATGACTACGCGTTGGCGGATCGTCTGTCGTTTTTCTTGAACCGGACTCGGCCAGATGAGACGTTGTCCGCGTTGGCGTCGTCGGCCAAGCTAAGCGATCCTGCAACGCTCCAACAGCAGACTGATCGACTCATCCGTCATCCACACTTTCAGCGATTCCTTGTTGATCTGACCGACAGCTGGTTGGATTTGCGAGAAATGGATTTCACCGCACCGGATCAAACTTTGTTTCCCGAGTTCGATCCCTTTCTACGCTATTCAATGCCGCGCGAAACATTGGCGTTCGTGCGTGAGGTGATCGAGTCGAACCATCCGATTCGGACGCTTGTGGCACCTGACTTCGCGATGGTCAATTGTCGATTGGCTGAGCACTATGGGTTACCAAAAGTTGACAGTACCGAAATCCAAAAAGTTCCTTTGCCACAGGGTTCGGTTCGAGGTGGTTTGTTGACCCAGGCAAGCATTTTGAAGGTCACAGCCAACGGTACCAACACATCGCCCGTAAAACGTGGCGCATGGGTGCTCGAACGGATTGCCGGCGTGACGCCGCCTCCGCCTCCACCAGGTGTGCCGGGAGTCGAGCCTGATATTCGCGGTGCGACGACACTGCGAGAACTGTTAGATCAACATCGCAATGCCGACAATTGCCGTGCCTGTCACCAGGTGATCGATCCTCCCGGGTTCGCTCTAGAATCGTTTAATCCGATCGGCGGCTATCGTGAACGATATCGTTCGCTTGGCGAAGGTAACCGACCAGACACGCAGGTCCGAGGTCGACGCGTGAATTATCGGTTGGGTCCATCAGTCGATCCGTCTGGTGAACTGCAAGACGGCGTTGGCTTTGCAACTTTTGGTGAGTTCCAAAAGCTGTTGGCCGATCAAGATAGAATGTTGGCAAGGACCTTCGTGACCAAGTTGCTGACTTTTGCCACCGGGCGGGAAATGGGTTTTTCTGACCGGCAAGAAATTGAGCAAATTGTTGATGCGGCAGCAGGCGACCACTATCGCGCAAAAGACCTACTGCATGCCGTCGTCGCAAGTGAAATCTTTAACACCAAGTAG
- a CDS encoding DUF1552 domain-containing protein: MNRQNSSASRFTFRNRSLSRRHLLRGAGAGIALPMLSAMRPAWGAKQESNPKRMVAICAGLGFHCPHLFPESEGPIEGSTPYLEKLRDHRSDMTLLSGLSHPNQNGNNGHASGMTWLTSAQRPGLAGFKNTISLDQLIAAKLGGITRLPYLCLSTGNGSLSWTASGVNIPDERSPAKVFQKLFVDGTEQQIKSQLIDLRRGRSILDTVRQDARRLERTLGPRDREKLDEYYSSIRDLETRLGESQQWVKRPKPSVDYDPPKDVVDKQDIIAKQRLMYDMMRLAMETDSTRVITFSIGGMNSVPSNIPGVRTDWHNLSHHGKDEEKINELRLIEEAEFEAFAGFLDSLKSSRENGQRLLDGTSILFGSNLGNASSHDWHNLPIILAGGGFRHGSYTAHDAKDNTPLANLFVTLAQWMDVEIGAFGSSTAAGVRGLEPV; this comes from the coding sequence ATGAATCGCCAGAACAGTTCGGCTAGTCGTTTTACGTTTCGGAACCGATCACTCTCCAGACGCCATCTGTTGCGTGGTGCCGGAGCTGGTATCGCGCTGCCGATGCTGTCCGCGATGCGACCGGCCTGGGGCGCCAAACAGGAAAGCAATCCGAAGCGAATGGTTGCTATTTGCGCGGGGCTTGGGTTTCACTGTCCCCATTTGTTTCCCGAATCCGAAGGCCCGATTGAAGGCAGCACACCGTACTTGGAAAAGCTGCGTGATCACCGTAGCGACATGACGTTGCTTTCGGGGCTGTCTCACCCAAACCAAAACGGGAACAACGGCCACGCCTCGGGAATGACATGGCTAACCTCGGCTCAGCGTCCCGGTTTGGCCGGATTCAAGAACACCATTTCTTTAGACCAGTTGATTGCGGCGAAGCTGGGCGGCATTACTCGCCTGCCATACCTCTGTCTGTCGACAGGGAACGGATCGTTGTCTTGGACGGCAAGTGGAGTCAATATCCCGGATGAACGATCGCCGGCAAAAGTTTTTCAAAAGCTGTTCGTCGACGGGACGGAGCAGCAGATCAAATCGCAGTTGATCGATTTGCGACGTGGACGCAGTATTTTAGATACCGTGCGTCAAGACGCACGACGTTTAGAGAGAACACTCGGACCACGCGATCGCGAAAAACTGGACGAGTACTATTCATCAATTCGAGATTTGGAAACTCGCTTGGGCGAATCCCAGCAATGGGTCAAACGCCCGAAACCGTCAGTCGACTACGATCCTCCCAAAGACGTCGTCGACAAGCAAGACATCATCGCAAAGCAGCGTTTGATGTATGACATGATGCGTTTGGCGATGGAAACCGATTCGACTCGCGTGATCACCTTTTCGATCGGTGGAATGAATTCGGTGCCGAGTAACATTCCCGGTGTTCGAACCGATTGGCACAACCTTTCGCACCACGGCAAAGACGAAGAGAAGATCAACGAGCTGCGGCTGATCGAAGAAGCCGAGTTCGAAGCCTTTGCTGGGTTCCTGGATTCCTTGAAATCATCACGCGAAAACGGACAGCGTTTGCTTGATGGGACCAGCATTTTGTTCGGTTCAAATCTAGGCAACGCATCGTCGCACGATTGGCATAACCTACCGATCATTCTGGCCGGCGGGGGCTTTCGGCACGGAAGCTATACGGCACACGATGCCAAAGACAATACGCCGCTGGCGAACTTGTTTGTCACGCTGGCACAGTGGATGGACGTTGAAATTGGTGCATTCGGAAGCAGCACTGCCGCCGGTGTCCGTGGCTTGGAACCGGTTTGA
- the trpC gene encoding indole-3-glycerol phosphate synthase TrpC, which produces MTILDDILEKTQLTIQRDSAAVSADELESRIADLPPCRDFHGALAAGDQVNVIAEVKRASPSAGLIREDFDPVTIAKGYVAGGASCISVLTDEPFFQGSLDFLRQVRAAVDIPLLRKDFIVDRYQLLQARDAGADCVLLIAECLSPSHLVELHQQAAALGMQTLIELFEPDNLDAVLATGTKLVGINNRNLKTFVTTLQHTLDLCPNIPDDRLVVGESGIRTHEDLLQLGAGGVKAVLVGESLMRQPDVTIALQELLGSKG; this is translated from the coding sequence ATGACGATCCTCGACGATATCTTGGAGAAAACGCAGCTGACCATTCAGCGCGACAGTGCTGCGGTTTCCGCCGATGAACTGGAATCCAGAATCGCCGACCTGCCACCCTGTCGTGACTTTCACGGGGCACTAGCGGCGGGCGATCAAGTCAACGTTATCGCCGAAGTCAAACGCGCAAGCCCTTCTGCGGGATTGATCCGCGAAGACTTCGATCCGGTAACCATCGCCAAAGGTTACGTGGCGGGCGGTGCCTCTTGCATCAGCGTGCTAACCGATGAACCTTTTTTCCAGGGCTCGTTGGACTTCTTGCGACAAGTCCGAGCCGCTGTCGACATCCCGCTGCTGCGGAAAGACTTCATTGTTGATCGCTATCAACTTTTGCAAGCCCGTGATGCCGGTGCGGATTGCGTGTTGCTGATCGCTGAATGCCTCTCACCGAGTCACTTGGTTGAGTTGCACCAGCAAGCCGCTGCCCTTGGGATGCAGACCCTCATTGAGCTATTCGAACCGGACAACCTTGATGCGGTTCTTGCGACCGGCACGAAACTGGTTGGGATTAACAACCGCAACCTAAAAACCTTTGTCACGACGCTGCAGCACACGCTTGACCTATGCCCCAACATCCCCGACGACCGTTTGGTGGTCGGCGAGAGTGGGATTCGCACGCATGAAGATTTGCTGCAACTTGGTGCCGGCGGTGTGAAGGCGGTCCTGGTAGGCGAATCATTGATGAGACAACCAGACGTCACGATCGCGCTTCAAGAACTACTCGGATCGAAAGGCTAG
- a CDS encoding NAD(+)/NADH kinase, producing MPDNTESPISHGKTWPSDDRPVPRVVILGAPDRDRVRAESIRLRPIIAQHAEIVAEDYHFEYGFDDPDIDLVIVLGGDGSILQTARQLEGRQIPVLGVNCGNLGFLAALSPDDFLEVWPKVCNGIFRVIDHLMLEISLIRNGNTIARQLALNEVAVLGGPPYTILGIDLFADGNLATRYRCDGLILATPVGSTAHNLSAGGPILRRNLQAVVISPISPHTLTYRPLVDSADTVFELSVGDPSESTSVVVDGRILSQLLPGDRVVVRRASSSFEMLSVPGQNDYRTLREKLGWGGSL from the coding sequence ATGCCTGACAACACAGAATCGCCGATCTCACACGGAAAGACTTGGCCGAGTGATGATCGGCCCGTGCCACGTGTTGTCATTCTTGGTGCTCCAGACCGCGATCGTGTTCGGGCGGAATCGATTCGGTTGCGCCCAATCATCGCGCAGCATGCCGAAATCGTTGCCGAAGACTACCACTTTGAATATGGCTTCGATGATCCCGACATCGACCTGGTGATCGTTCTGGGTGGTGACGGTTCGATCCTGCAAACCGCACGACAACTTGAGGGTCGCCAGATACCGGTCCTAGGCGTGAACTGCGGCAACCTTGGCTTTCTAGCCGCACTTTCGCCTGATGACTTCTTAGAAGTCTGGCCCAAGGTCTGCAACGGCATCTTTCGTGTGATCGACCATCTGATGCTCGAAATCAGCTTGATCCGAAACGGAAACACGATTGCCAGGCAGTTGGCACTGAACGAAGTCGCGGTCCTTGGCGGGCCACCGTACACGATTCTTGGTATCGACTTGTTTGCCGATGGCAATCTGGCAACTCGCTACCGCTGTGATGGCTTAATCCTGGCAACACCCGTTGGTTCGACAGCCCACAACCTTTCGGCCGGCGGCCCGATCTTACGACGCAACTTGCAAGCGGTCGTGATCTCACCGATCAGTCCACACACACTGACCTACCGCCCGTTGGTCGATTCGGCTGATACGGTCTTTGAACTATCGGTCGGCGACCCGAGCGAATCAACCAGCGTTGTGGTCGATGGCCGAATCCTTAGCCAGCTGTTGCCTGGTGACCGAGTGGTGGTTCGACGAGCGAGCAGCTCGTTCGAGATGCTTTCGGTCCCCGGACAAAACGACTACCGAACACTGCGTGAAAAGCTTGGCTGGGGCGGATCGCTTTAG
- a CDS encoding leucine-rich repeat domain-containing protein, with protein MKTAQSHSCKPRHFILAALLVSIPCIGCGSKQSNEPDALETTGSAADLAGISEAVEAAAVSVRRDGDGQIIEVNFRDRSLADVIGQLASLPKLRSLLLSGSDVDDSGLASVAKVSTLENLDLRGCAISDSGLEHLEQLSKLKSIKLSGKDDATKVTQGGANSLGKIASLKVIALDFLPIGNTGVQSLSGLSELKELYLAGTSLSDEAAVAIAKCSKLSKLRLSSNDLSSQAVNQLASLGELVELDISDCPKVDDAAISELAKLNKLAKLNLYSTGVSTGSWETLSKLKDLTWLNVDKTGVNDDALVGIGKLTGLTFLHLGSTQINDDGLPALSGLSKLEKLIVTRTAVTQAGVDELKKALPETEIQLVYVEGK; from the coding sequence GTGAAGACTGCACAGTCGCATTCCTGCAAACCCCGTCATTTCATTCTCGCTGCTCTGCTGGTATCGATTCCATGCATCGGTTGTGGCTCGAAACAATCCAATGAGCCAGACGCGCTGGAGACAACGGGATCAGCAGCTGATCTGGCGGGCATTTCAGAAGCAGTCGAAGCCGCCGCTGTAAGCGTTCGGCGTGATGGCGATGGGCAAATCATCGAAGTCAACTTTCGTGATCGATCGCTAGCCGATGTCATTGGGCAGCTGGCCTCGTTGCCAAAGCTTCGCAGCCTATTGCTCTCTGGATCGGATGTGGATGACAGTGGATTGGCTTCCGTCGCCAAGGTCAGCACGCTGGAGAATCTGGACCTGCGAGGGTGTGCGATTTCCGATTCAGGACTTGAGCATCTTGAGCAGCTATCCAAGCTTAAGTCGATCAAGCTTTCCGGCAAGGACGACGCGACCAAAGTCACGCAAGGCGGTGCGAATTCATTGGGGAAGATTGCCAGCCTAAAAGTAATCGCATTGGACTTTTTGCCGATCGGAAACACCGGCGTGCAGTCGCTGTCTGGCTTGTCAGAATTGAAAGAGCTTTACCTTGCTGGGACATCGCTAAGTGATGAGGCAGCTGTTGCGATTGCAAAGTGTTCGAAGCTTTCGAAGTTGCGATTGTCATCGAACGATCTCAGTAGCCAAGCGGTGAATCAACTTGCCTCCTTGGGCGAATTGGTTGAACTCGATATCAGCGACTGCCCCAAAGTCGACGACGCGGCGATTTCAGAATTAGCGAAGCTGAACAAGCTCGCGAAGCTAAACCTCTACAGCACGGGCGTCTCCACAGGTTCGTGGGAGACGCTTTCAAAGTTGAAAGACCTGACGTGGTTGAATGTTGACAAGACTGGCGTTAACGACGACGCGCTGGTTGGAATTGGCAAGCTGACCGGGTTAACGTTTTTGCACCTTGGCAGTACGCAGATCAACGACGATGGGCTGCCGGCTTTGAGCGGCCTGTCCAAGCTGGAAAAGCTGATTGTCACGCGTACCGCGGTCACGCAGGCCGGTGTGGACGAGCTGAAAAAGGCACTGCCGGAGACGGAGATCCAGTTGGTCTACGTCGAAGGCAAGTAG